Proteins encoded by one window of Cellvibrio sp. KY-GH-1:
- the hisF gene encoding imidazole glycerol phosphate synthase subunit HisF, which yields MRVISRIDIKNEFVIKGIHLEGLRKVGNPNEMALRYYQSGIDEILFMDAVASLYDRNNLFHIVEAACKEIFIPITMGGGIRTLDDIHQCLQSGADKVAINTAAVHNPEIIQKASQRFGNQCVVASIEAKRVGSSWEAYIDNGREPTQLNAIDWAKKLESLGAGELLITSIDQEGTKRGFDNQLIAAVNRAVSIPVIACGGMGKVSDIASLLNTTVPSAIACASIFHYDLISIGNVKVAIADAGYPVRREVSV from the coding sequence GTGAGAGTTATTTCCCGAATCGATATTAAAAATGAGTTTGTGATCAAGGGAATCCATTTAGAGGGGCTCAGGAAAGTGGGTAACCCTAACGAAATGGCGCTCCGCTATTACCAGAGTGGAATAGATGAGATCCTTTTTATGGATGCAGTTGCCAGTCTTTATGATCGCAACAATTTATTTCATATTGTTGAAGCGGCCTGTAAGGAAATTTTTATACCTATCACCATGGGCGGTGGTATTCGTACTCTGGATGACATTCACCAGTGTTTGCAATCGGGTGCGGATAAAGTCGCGATCAACACCGCAGCCGTGCACAACCCGGAGATTATTCAGAAGGCTTCCCAACGTTTTGGTAACCAGTGTGTAGTTGCCTCAATCGAGGCTAAACGCGTGGGCAGTTCCTGGGAGGCCTACATCGATAATGGTCGTGAACCGACGCAACTAAATGCAATCGATTGGGCAAAAAAATTAGAGAGCCTTGGTGCAGGCGAATTATTGATAACTTCGATTGATCAGGAAGGTACAAAACGGGGCTTTGACAATCAATTGATTGCCGCAGTAAATCGCGCGGTTTCTATTCCCGTAATAGCCTGCGGCGGAATGGGTAAAGTGAGCGATATCGCGAGCCTTTTAAATACGACTGTTCCCAGTGCTATTGCTTGTGCGAGCATATTTCATTATGACCTGATTTCTATTGGCAACGTAAAAGTGGCAATCGCGGATGCAGGATATCCAGTGAGACGCGAGGTCAGTGTATGA
- the neuC gene encoding UDP-N-acetylglucosamine 2-epimerase, whose product MRKKIVFLTGTRADFGKIRSLLDVMDKASQFEIHVFVTGMHMLRKYGLTCMEVENRGYKNIYKFINQNYSDTMDSILAKTIAGLSDYVKEIKPDMIVVHGDRVEAMAGAIVGSLNNILVAHIEGGEVSGTIDDLIRHSVSKLSHLHFVSNERAMQRLIQLGENRNNVYPIGSPDVDALFSPDLPSLEQVKEWYGIPFEQYAIMLFHPVTTEVDDMRRQVKCLVDAVVESGENYVVIYPNNDSGSAAIIHEYSRIESNTLHFKVYPSMRFDYFLTLLKHASYMIGNSSSALMEAPYYGVPAINIGTRQTDRADLPSVINCLSQKDEIDAAIYAIKNLTVEPVQHFGEGNSCMRFLDILRDEDVWKTSNQKKFVDWAGTA is encoded by the coding sequence ATGAGAAAAAAAATTGTATTCCTCACAGGTACTCGCGCTGATTTCGGGAAAATACGTTCGCTGCTGGATGTGATGGATAAGGCAAGTCAGTTTGAAATTCATGTGTTTGTGACGGGCATGCACATGCTTCGCAAATACGGTCTGACTTGCATGGAGGTTGAAAATCGCGGGTATAAAAATATTTATAAATTCATCAATCAGAATTACAGCGATACGATGGATTCTATACTCGCTAAAACCATCGCGGGGCTTTCAGATTACGTAAAAGAAATTAAGCCGGATATGATCGTGGTTCACGGTGACAGGGTAGAAGCTATGGCGGGCGCCATTGTTGGAAGTCTCAATAATATCCTGGTTGCACATATCGAGGGTGGTGAAGTCTCCGGTACCATTGATGACTTGATTCGCCACTCCGTAAGTAAGCTTTCTCACTTGCATTTCGTCTCTAATGAACGAGCAATGCAGCGTCTTATTCAGTTAGGCGAAAATCGCAACAATGTTTATCCTATTGGGTCCCCTGATGTGGACGCGTTGTTTTCTCCCGACTTACCCAGTCTTGAGCAAGTAAAGGAATGGTATGGCATTCCGTTTGAGCAATACGCCATTATGCTTTTTCACCCGGTCACTACCGAGGTGGATGACATGCGCAGGCAAGTGAAGTGTTTGGTCGATGCGGTAGTCGAGTCTGGAGAAAACTACGTCGTTATCTATCCCAATAATGATAGCGGCAGTGCTGCTATTATTCATGAATATTCGCGCATAGAAAGCAATACCTTGCATTTTAAAGTTTACCCCTCAATGCGTTTTGATTACTTCCTGACACTGTTAAAACATGCCAGCTACATGATTGGCAATTCCAGTTCCGCATTAATGGAGGCACCTTACTATGGTGTGCCGGCTATTAACATTGGAACCCGGCAAACGGATCGTGCTGACTTGCCAAGTGTTATTAATTGCCTTAGTCAAAAAGATGAAATAGACGCGGCAATTTACGCAATAAAAAACCTTACGGTCGAACCTGTTCAGCATTTTGGCGAAGGGAATAGCTGTATGCGTTTTTTAGATATTCTGCGTGATGAAGATGTGTGGAAAACCAGCAATCAGAAAAAGTTTGTTGATTGGGCAGGTACCGCGTGA
- a CDS encoding N-acetylneuraminate synthase family protein, translating into MARNVINIGGRLVGPDYPPLVIAEIGINHNGSLEIAKQMVDAAVAAGAEVIKHQTHIVEDEMAGEAKRIKPGNSDKPIYKIMEECALNEADEIALQQYVMAKGAVFISTPFSRAAAERLERMNVPAYKIGSGECNNYPLIKHIAQKGKPIILSTGMNTIESIRKAVAIFREYKVPYALMHCTNIYPTPPELVRLEAVRELQQEFPDAVVGLSDHTLGNYACLGAVALGADILERHFTDSMSREGPDIVCSMDPAALNELITGAALLHKMRGGRKGIVKEEQPTINFAYATVVTIKPVKKGELFSAENIWVKRPGTGEILAEFYDDVIGKPASEDIAADELVAYRQVVGLPPRA; encoded by the coding sequence ATGGCAAGAAATGTAATTAATATCGGCGGTCGTTTGGTTGGGCCGGATTATCCTCCGCTGGTAATTGCGGAAATTGGTATCAATCACAATGGCTCGTTGGAGATTGCCAAGCAAATGGTCGATGCCGCCGTTGCAGCGGGCGCAGAAGTTATTAAGCATCAAACGCACATAGTGGAAGATGAAATGGCCGGTGAGGCGAAGCGCATCAAGCCGGGGAATTCTGATAAGCCTATTTATAAAATCATGGAAGAATGTGCGCTTAACGAAGCAGATGAAATTGCTTTGCAGCAATATGTTATGGCCAAGGGGGCAGTATTTATTAGCACCCCGTTTTCACGCGCTGCCGCTGAGCGCCTGGAGCGCATGAATGTTCCCGCATATAAAATCGGTTCAGGTGAATGCAATAATTACCCGTTAATTAAACATATTGCCCAAAAAGGTAAGCCAATTATTTTAAGCACCGGCATGAATACCATTGAAAGTATTCGCAAGGCAGTGGCGATATTTCGCGAATACAAGGTGCCGTATGCGTTGATGCACTGTACCAATATTTATCCCACCCCACCGGAATTAGTAAGGCTTGAGGCAGTACGCGAATTACAGCAGGAGTTTCCTGATGCGGTTGTGGGATTGTCTGATCATACGTTAGGAAATTATGCATGCCTGGGTGCTGTTGCGCTTGGAGCGGATATTTTGGAGCGTCACTTTACTGACTCCATGTCCCGCGAAGGGCCGGACATTGTGTGCTCAATGGACCCGGCTGCATTAAACGAACTTATTACTGGTGCAGCGCTGTTGCACAAAATGCGTGGAGGCCGTAAAGGCATAGTGAAAGAGGAACAACCAACGATTAATTTTGCCTACGCTACGGTAGTTACTATCAAACCCGTTAAAAAAGGTGAACTATTTAGTGCCGAAAATATTTGGGTAAAGCGCCCTGGCACCGGAGAGATATTGGCTGAGTTTTATGATGATGTGATAGGCAAACCTGCGTCTGAGGACATTGCTGCAGATGAATTGGTGGCATATCGTCAAGTTGTCGGCCTGCCTCCACGTGCTTGA